A DNA window from Trichosurus vulpecula isolate mTriVul1 chromosome 2, mTriVul1.pri, whole genome shotgun sequence contains the following coding sequences:
- the ICMT gene encoding protein-S-isoprenylcysteine O-methyltransferase, which yields MAPAALGSEARLSLAAFLLGASVVGLPLLTRSGLQARTVLALYVAALNALLLLLYRPPRYQIAIRACFLGFVFGCGLLLSFNQSSWNHFGWYMCSLSLFHYSEYLVTAVNNPKSLSLDSFLLNHSVEYTVAAVSSWIEFTVENYFWPEMKQITWLSVTGLLMVVFGECLRKAAMFTAGSNFNHVVQNEKSETHTLVTSGVYAWFRHPSYVGWFYWSIGTQVMLCNPICGVAYALTVWRFFRDRTEEEEISLIHFFGEEYLEYKKKVPTGLPFIKGVKVEL from the exons ATGGCTCCGGCCGCGCTGGGCTCCGAGGCGCGCCTCAGCCTGGCCGCCTTCCTGCTGGGCGCCTCGGTGGTGGGGCTGCCGCTGCTCACGCGCTCCGGCCTGCAGGCCCGCACCGTGCTGGCGCTGTACGTGGCGGCGCTCAAcgctctgctgctgctgctctacCGCCCGCCGCGCTACCAG aTAGCCATCCGGGcctgttttcttggctttgtctTTGGATGTGGATTGCTGCTAAGTTTTAACCAGTCTTCTTGGAATCACTTTGGCTG gtATATGTGCTCCTTGTCATTATTCCATTACTCTGAGTATTTAGTAACAGCGGTCAATAATCCCAAAAGTCTCTCCCTGGACTCTTTTCTTCTGAACCATAGTGTGGAGTACACAGTAGCTGCTGTCTCTTCTTGGATAGAGTTCACGGTTGAAAATTACTTTTGGCCAG AAATGAAGCAGATAACGTGGCTCAGTGTCACCGGGCTGCTTATGGTGGTCTTTGGGGAGTGTCTTCGGAAGGCTGCCATGTTTACAGCTGGTTCCAACTTCAACCACGTTGTTCAGAATGAGAAATCAGAGACACACACTCTGGTGACAAGTGGCGTGTATGCTTGGTTCAGGCACCCCTCTTACGTTGGATGGTTTTACTGGAGTATTGGAACTCAG gTAATGCTCTGTAATCCGATATGTGGTGTTGCCTATGCTCTGACTGTTTGGAGATTTTTTCGAGATCGAACAGAAGAGGAGGAAATCTCATTAATCCACTTTTTTGGAGAAGAATACCTAGAATATAAAAAGAAGGTGCCCACGGGCCTACCTTTTATTAAAGGAGTAAAGGTAGAACTCTAA